The Chroicocephalus ridibundus chromosome 2, bChrRid1.1, whole genome shotgun sequence genome includes a region encoding these proteins:
- the LOC134510893 gene encoding feather keratin-like, with amino-acid sequence MACNDLCRPCGPTPLANSCNEPCVRQCETSRVVIQPPAVQVTLPGPILTSFPQSTFVGSSASAAVGNELSAQGVPISSGGFGFGLGYGLGGLGCFSGRRGCYTC; translated from the coding sequence atggcctgcaacgacctctgccgCCCCTgtggacccaccccgctggctaacagctgcaacgagccctgcgtcaggcagtgcgagacctcccgcgtcgtcatccagcctcccgccgtgcaggtcaccctgccaggacccatcctcacctccttcccccagagcacctttgtcggatcctccgcatctgctgccgtgggcaatgaactcagcgcccagggagtgcccatctcctccggcggctttggcttcggcctcggctacggcttgggaggcctgggctgcttcagtggcagaagaggctgctacacCTGCTAA